In a single window of the Neodiprion virginianus isolate iyNeoVirg1 chromosome 1, iyNeoVirg1.1, whole genome shotgun sequence genome:
- the LOC124308197 gene encoding progestin and adipoQ receptor family member 3 isoform X1, which translates to MEQTSSVIKVVPMMKLLAGVEECAKQGTATGNGHVAGTTRERQGVKAAQEDGKPLVAELTKENDNPASSGIKETSAFEDEERMRRILPFAEAPEYLQFNPYILHGYRGYLTTKLCLESIFWWTNETINIWSHIFGWMLFLGLTLYDLCLLNIHAPFGDKLIVALLLICFQACMILSSMYHTFSCRSEKDYWCFLSFDLFGIALSLLAIYMSGVYYAFWCHKELQEFYLITVLLIFVVAMLLQVPKFNVNGNVKLLVFVAWAAYGVLPTLHWSIAMGGMENPMVAMLLPRVLGMYVISGGAFLIYMSRVPERFFPGSVDYIGSSHQWWHALVVAALYYWHNTGMLYVEYRLNHGCPNNMRL; encoded by the exons ATGGAACAAACGTCAAGTGTAATCAA GGTCGTTCCAATGATGAAATTACTGGCAGGGGTAGAAGAATGCGCCAAGCAAGGAACGGCGACTGGAAACGGCCACGTGGCGGGTACCACGAGGGAAAGACAGGGTGTCAAGGCAGCCCAGGAAGACGGAAAGCCCCTGGTAGCTGAG TTGACCAAAGAGAACGATAACCCGGCAAGTTCCGGGATCAAGGAAACGTCAGCCTTCGAGGATGAGGAAAGAATGCGAAGGATACTGCCGTTCGCAGAGGCACCTGAATACCTCCAGTTCAATCCGTACATCTTGCACGGTTACCGAGGATACTTGACCACCAAATTGTGCCTTGAAAG TATATTTTGGTGGACGAACGAGACGATAAACATATGGAGCCACATATTCGGCTGGATGCTGTTCCTCGGATTAACGCTCTACGATCTCTGTTTGCTCAACATACACGCGCCGTTCGGTGACAAGCTGATCGTCGCTCTCCTGCTCATATGCTTTCAG GCATGCATGATCCTGTCTTCCATGTACCACACATTTTCCTGCCGGAGCGAGAAGGACTACTGGTGTTTCCTGTCCTTCGACCTCTTCGGCATCGCCCTCAGTCTGCTGGCGATCTACATGTCGGGAGTTTACTACGCCTTCTGGTGCCACAAG GAACTTCAGGAGTTCTACCTGATTACCGTACTGCTGATATTCGTCGTGGCGATGCTACTGCAAGTACCGAAGTTCAACGTGAACGGGAACGTCAAATTGCTGGTATTCGTCGCGTGGGCGGCATACGGTGTCCTGCCAACCCTTCACTGGAGCATCGCCATGGGGGGGATGGAGAACCCGATGGTGGCAATGCTGCTGCCCAGGGTACTCGGCATGTACGTTATAAGCGGGGGTGCCTTCCTCATATACATGAGCCGTGTACCGGAGCGTTTTTTCCCCG GGTCCGTCGACTACATCGGCTCGTCCCATCAGTGGTGGCACGCCCTCGTCGTCGCGGCTCTCTACTACTGGCACAACACCGGAATGCTCTACGTCGAGTACAGACTGAACCACGGATGTCCAAATAACATGCGACTCTGA
- the LOC124308197 gene encoding progestin and adipoQ receptor family member 3 isoform X2: protein MMKLLAGVEECAKQGTATGNGHVAGTTRERQGVKAAQEDGKPLVAELTKENDNPASSGIKETSAFEDEERMRRILPFAEAPEYLQFNPYILHGYRGYLTTKLCLESIFWWTNETINIWSHIFGWMLFLGLTLYDLCLLNIHAPFGDKLIVALLLICFQACMILSSMYHTFSCRSEKDYWCFLSFDLFGIALSLLAIYMSGVYYAFWCHKELQEFYLITVLLIFVVAMLLQVPKFNVNGNVKLLVFVAWAAYGVLPTLHWSIAMGGMENPMVAMLLPRVLGMYVISGGAFLIYMSRVPERFFPGSVDYIGSSHQWWHALVVAALYYWHNTGMLYVEYRLNHGCPNNMRL from the exons ATGATGAAATTACTGGCAGGGGTAGAAGAATGCGCCAAGCAAGGAACGGCGACTGGAAACGGCCACGTGGCGGGTACCACGAGGGAAAGACAGGGTGTCAAGGCAGCCCAGGAAGACGGAAAGCCCCTGGTAGCTGAG TTGACCAAAGAGAACGATAACCCGGCAAGTTCCGGGATCAAGGAAACGTCAGCCTTCGAGGATGAGGAAAGAATGCGAAGGATACTGCCGTTCGCAGAGGCACCTGAATACCTCCAGTTCAATCCGTACATCTTGCACGGTTACCGAGGATACTTGACCACCAAATTGTGCCTTGAAAG TATATTTTGGTGGACGAACGAGACGATAAACATATGGAGCCACATATTCGGCTGGATGCTGTTCCTCGGATTAACGCTCTACGATCTCTGTTTGCTCAACATACACGCGCCGTTCGGTGACAAGCTGATCGTCGCTCTCCTGCTCATATGCTTTCAG GCATGCATGATCCTGTCTTCCATGTACCACACATTTTCCTGCCGGAGCGAGAAGGACTACTGGTGTTTCCTGTCCTTCGACCTCTTCGGCATCGCCCTCAGTCTGCTGGCGATCTACATGTCGGGAGTTTACTACGCCTTCTGGTGCCACAAG GAACTTCAGGAGTTCTACCTGATTACCGTACTGCTGATATTCGTCGTGGCGATGCTACTGCAAGTACCGAAGTTCAACGTGAACGGGAACGTCAAATTGCTGGTATTCGTCGCGTGGGCGGCATACGGTGTCCTGCCAACCCTTCACTGGAGCATCGCCATGGGGGGGATGGAGAACCCGATGGTGGCAATGCTGCTGCCCAGGGTACTCGGCATGTACGTTATAAGCGGGGGTGCCTTCCTCATATACATGAGCCGTGTACCGGAGCGTTTTTTCCCCG GGTCCGTCGACTACATCGGCTCGTCCCATCAGTGGTGGCACGCCCTCGTCGTCGCGGCTCTCTACTACTGGCACAACACCGGAATGCTCTACGTCGAGTACAGACTGAACCACGGATGTCCAAATAACATGCGACTCTGA